DNA from Nematostella vectensis chromosome 5, jaNemVect1.1, whole genome shotgun sequence:
TGGTATTTTAATGCGAATAGTACCCCAAAACGGCTAGTATAAACTAGTTGGGTAATCTTGAAGGGTTTAGAAGCAGTGCAAAGTGAAGGTGATTAGAGCTCCGTCTAATCCCTAACATCGActttgtatttttgatgagGAGGTTAGCACCGATTTTCTCATCAAAGATAGACTACCGGAAAGGACCTATAAAAGCGTGTGTGGTGATTCAAGATAGGGGAGACTTTCCGACTTTCCTGTAGTACCTCCTCTGGGTTTCATTCTAATGACGTAAGAAAGTAGAGTGTACAAAAGCAGGACTTAAAGCCTAATATTCAAGACAGTGGACAGTACTGGCGATGAAAAATATGAAAACCGAACTAGTGAAACCACCGAGACCAACGTCCCTAAAAGCCAGTACAAGTGCGACAAATCTGCTTGTGATTCCGCGTCAGAAACGGCGGCAACGTAGCCTCTCCCTGGATCCTAAAATCGTGCTTAACTGGGCGATAATTCGCAATGATTTGGATACAGTTAAAGGAGTAGTGGAATCTCAAAATGTTGACATCAATGAGCCTGGTATTGACGGGTTTTACCCGCTGCACAGAGCGGCTACTACGGGGAGTTTGGACTGTTTAAAGTTTCTGATAGAACGTGGCGCTGACCTGAATGTACTCGCGACAGACGGGTCATCGGCGCTCGACGTGGCGGTTGCGGAGGGTGAATACGACTGCGCGCTTTTATTGGTCAAATCTGGCGCGAATATTAGCCGCATTAAGGACGGTCTACTGTGCGGGATTACAAAATAATCGGCTCCAAAAACCGCGACAAAGTGAAACCCGTGATTTTCGAATGGTTTTTCTAAAGAGGATTAGCTCTTTGGAACGGAAGTGAATTCACTTGAACGCATTGTCACGCCAAGATAAGCTCTTTAGATACTTCAAAAGAAACTTTGATTTTCACAATTATAGAGAAAAGGAAATTGGGGTCTTTAAAACTTATTTGTCGCCATACATGTGTACTCGTTACGTGACGAAGGCCGAACGTTCGTCGGAAACTTTGAGGGAAACTGCCCTTCAAGTGACAGATATTCTAAGAATCATGACTCGTTGTACTGGAAAAAGCGCACGTTCTTCTGTTAAAGGTCTTTTAACCTGTATAGAACAAAAGGGCTAAGGAGAATAACCTTCACCTTTAAGGGGATTTCCTAAATGAATAAATGTTTGTTATCACGCGATGTAGATTGTGTCAGTAGAAGTGCGCATTATAATACCTGTATTGCAACATTGAGATCTGTGCACGACAGACATACAGCTTAAAGGGGCTACGTGGCCAGATGTGCGCACCTGGGCTGCGTATTTAGTTTTTAGTTAAATATACTTCATACATGACTAGCGAATATCCAAGCGCGTggccaggatttgctgataTCATACGGAAAAAGTCAAGATGATGTGCGCCCGCACCCTTAGTTACACGCTTCAATATTCACAAGGGAACTTCCccttttcacttttttttctaaagaacATCTAAAAATTTCAAGAAAAGTGTAAAATAATAGCTCCTGAGCCCCGCCTTGATTGatctaccaaaaaaataatcttGATAGGATACGATAATTATGAAGCCATATGTATATTTTCACGTTAGTTTAGGGGGAATTTGGTATCCGAAGGATACAAAATTTGTGGGTCAAGAGATAAAGATAAGATCTGGATAGGACAAACATGTACGTATGTATTTTAAACAAGGACCTGCGGTATAAACGGCGCGCGCCTGTCCCAAGTTATCATTCCCGCTAGACTTTGTCGAGTGTAGCCTCCTACGCGCCGCTCTTTGGGACCACGATATTGGGACCACGATATCGTGGTCCCAAAGAGCGGCGCGTAGGAGCCAAAGAGCGGCGCGTAGGAGGCTATGTCGAGTGCAGAGCCcaataaaaagaagaaaaaaaagatgggATCAAGTTATAGTGCAGTAACAACTAAATTTTCAAACTTCTCTGGTGACTGGACAGATAAGAAATAGTGCCTGGGAAGATTTTTAAGTAAAACGTTTTctggttttgttattttcacgCGCGAACTAAAGAATAGCGTCATTTCAAACGAGTGCGCGCTGCGAGTGCAAGGCAATAACGGCTTTTTCTTTTGTCGGACTCGGACGGACGGCTTTATTAGAGCGCGCAATGCAGCACGGGATGGAGGGCTTGTAGAGCGCGCAATGCAGCACGGGATGGAATGGGGGATGGGGGGCTTGTAGAGCTGCAATGCAGCACGGGATGGAACGCTTGTAGAGCGCGCAATGAAGCACGGGATGGAGGGCTTGTAGAGCGCGCAATGCAACGCGGGGTGGAACACTTGTAGAGCGCGCAATGCAGCACGGGATGGAAGGCTTTGTAAGCGCGCAATGCTGCACGGGATGGGGGGCTTGTAGAGCGCGCAATGCATCACGGGATGGAGGGCATGTAGAGCGTGCAATGCATCACGGGATGGAGGGCTTGTAGAGCGCGCAATGCAGCACGGGATGGAGGGCTTGTAGAGCGCGCAATGCAGCACGGGATGGAGGGCTTGTAGAGCGCGCAATGCATCACGGGATGGAGGACTTTTATAAACGGCGTGCAGTTCGGCGAGGGAGAGAAGACATAAAATTCTATCGTCTGCTGTCGCACCGGTTTATTGCATCTTAATCCACAAAATTCTGACAGCATTTAGAGAGGGCAAAGACCACAGGTCTTTTTGCAGTTACTCCTGAGGAAATTTCGATGCTTTGGGCCTGCTTTTTGAAAACAGCCGTACTTGAAGGATTTGCAGGCGAACCGGAATATGTCATAACaggctaaaaagaaaaaagcttATTGTAGTATTATAATCATATGAGTCGCACTGTCAATACTACCACCCCCCCCTTCAGCAGCTCATaagcaccatcatcatcatcatcattatggctatcatcatcataactaaCACTATTacaatcatcttcatcattatcatcatcaccatcattatcataactaACACTATGacaatcatcgtcatcactatcatcatcaccatcattattataactAACACTattacaatcatcatcattatcaccatcatcatcaccatcattatcataactaACACTATTacaatcatcttcatcattatcattatcacaaaagccatcatcatcatcatcgtcatatCAGCCCCATCAACATCACATGCTTCCTTTCCACTTCTCCCCCAATCGCCGCCGGCCGATTTTTTCCTCCTTTCCACTTTGTCCTCCCTTTACCGCTACTACGCAAGCTAGCCCCCCACAACGATCTTTCCTTTGTGACGGCCGCAAGAGAAATAGCCATATTTCATATTTCtaaatctgccttgtattggGTTAAGTTGCTTACGTGGGCAGGGACGGTCTGGCAGTCGCTCGGTCACATCATCCCAACAGCATCCAAACTCAGAACTGTAACAAAGTGGGGCCGCCATGGCTTTAGGTGCTGTGTAGAGAAATGCAAATTATAAATCTCGCGCCCTGATTGGCTAGCATAGAAAGGCACCCATGATTCTTGCGCCCCGATTGGCCGGCATAGAAATGCAACCATGATTCTTGCGCCCCGATTGGCCAGCATAGAAATGCACTCATGATTCCTGCGCCCCGATTGGCAGGCATAGAAATGCACCCATGATTCCTGCGCCCCGATTGGCCGGCATAGAAATGCACCCATGATTCTTGCGCCCCGATTGGCAGGCATAGAAATGCACCCATGATTCCTGCGCCCCGATTGGCCGGCATAGAAATGCAACCATGATTCTTGATCCCCGATTGGCCGGCATAGAAATGCACCCATGATTCTTGATCCCCGATTGGCCGGCATAGAAATGCACTCATGATTCTTGCGCCCCGATTGGCTGGCATAGAAATGCACCCATGATTCTTGCGCCCCGATTGGCCGGCATAGATATGCACCCATGATTCCTGCGCCCCGATTGGCCGGCATAGAAATGCACCCATGATTCTTGCGCCCCGATTGGCCAGCATGGAATAGTTTATAACTAATGACTTATGAATTTTGCGCGCTGATTGGTCGCCATAAATAGCACTCGCGTTCTGTTTGCCTCCCCCGGTTCTCCTTTACAAACGTTCTTTGCTTGAAAGTcctaagttttatttttattggtgTGATTAGGGGGTTTTGAGTCGGGGGTTAGGGGCGAAGGGGACGGGCCGGAGGAGTTGAGAAATCCCAAAGAAAAATGACCTGGGTGCGTTCCCATGCTGCTTCTATCATAGATATGCAAGTCTCTTTTCGCGCGCTACTGACTGGGGGCTAAGTTACGGCGGTCTATTTTATGTTTAATATTATAACATGTGGTACATTACACGGGAGGATAGGTTGAGAAGGAAGCGGTTATAAGGCAGTTTTGATTGTTACCTGTGCAGCCGGCCCCGTTGTGGCCCTTTGCATCAGTTACACCGTCCGGGCAGCATCCGTAAACAGAATACTTGCAGTCCATTATGATAGGACGTGCTACAAGAAAACAGTAATATGAATCAGACATCTACGCAATTGAGGGAGTTGTTAAAACGACCCATGATTCAAACAGGAGACAACTTGTAATtgtgtacattttttttagatcaaCGCAAGTAAAACGGAAGTTCTGATTGCACGTAGAAGTGCTTTAGATGGTTATAGTACAAAGACACGTTTGCtaccgttcttatttttggaacTATAAGAATATAGAACctaatgaattattaggaagagaattacactaatacactaatgatcaatagcaataataaggttgttactatgagcacaatttgattttgcattttagaacgcatcaggactaaaaaatattttttttcacctgcTATCTGGGCCTCGACATATTCtaagcatgttcttaaaatttggtcgTTCTTATAGAAAAggttattataaaaaagagtgtgttCTACTCGATAACAACTGTCTTCGTCAACATCATGAACATCCTAAGAAAACTAAAATGAAACTTAAGAGATTCCACTTTACTAAATTTGACAGACATGACATATTTCGAAGCTACatgttaaagaaaaaaagaagaagaaaagaatcAGTGAAAATGGGATAACTAGCGTAGAAacgcgaagaaaaaaaatacaatttaccAACAACATGTTCATTTTGTCTGATGTCGGCTCATAGTACTAATTTCTCGATAGTTCTCGGTTAAGTCTCAATAGTTTTTTTTGAAGAGAATAGACTAGATTTCGTTGCACAGCATATAGCTGGATAGGGCTAGCTACAATattatgatgtttttttatgatactAGAAAGCTTCGGGTTATTTACAATAATttccaaaaaataaagaaaataagactGTAAGATGACTTTCAACGAGGGATACAACTGTAGAGAACATTCTTAAAAAGACATTTTCTTTACTTTATGACTTTATAAAGTCATAAAcaaatttttatttcacgCGTTTTATTTAAAGTTAAATTATGGGCTTGACATAAACTAATATTTAGTATCCATCGGGACGAATAATGTTATTGCATCGTTCTGGCCTAATATCCGCTCTTTACGGAATAATTTTGCCATGTTTAGCAAGATGTTAAAGAGTTTGTAAGAAATCGTTTATTATTTACAGCAGGTTGGTGAAAAATAAAAGGCATTGTAATTTAGCTTTTCCTCCCATGGAGCCGTTTCCGGGGTGTTGGTTTTCCTCTTTTTCGCTTGTGCTAACGTGCCCTAGATGCTGTAAAACATTCTTCCGTCCCGTTGAAATCACGGTTAGCTAAAGTTCAAGACCGTAGAATAAATTCAGAAACCGGAAAAGTATTCTTCTGACACGATAAAAAACATCGACAAGTAACTCAAGACAGTGACAGTTTACTGTTTGTGCAAACTATGGAATTGATCTTGCAAAAACCACGATTGTGATCAATACTATAACATAcgctgcaaataaaaaaaaaaaagggcaaAGCTTTTCAGTCGTCGAAATGAATCCTTAACACATATCTTCAAAGTTTATTTAGAGAAATTAACTTGAGGTTAGCTAATTCTAACAGtaaaagaatagaaaaaaacgaGAAACGCCCTAAgaagctttttaaaataaaaaatgaagaaaaatgaGAAATACATCGTTTATTTATAGCTTATCGAAAAGCGCCTTTTTTCTGAACTTGGATACATATGAGCTTGCTAGAGAAATTGGGGACTTCCTTTTTTAAGGAAAAACAGGGggtaaattttttttcttgctcagCAAATCGGGATTCTAAGACGGAAAATTTCTTTTGTAAGGAAACTCATGACATATTCTAGTTACTGATAAAGGGAAATGTCGGATACCTACCGCTCTTTTGTGCAACCACAGCGACAAGCAACACCGAGAGTAGAGTGAGGGATTGGTAGAACACCATTTTTGGTGACACGAGGCAGAAAGAGTCTGTTCACAGCGCTGAGGGAGTGTGTTGGCCCATAAGACGAAAGCTCATTTTATACCATACTACTTTTTCTTTCCTCAGGAAATTGGTCAAAACTATTATACATTGTAAGATTTTAATTCTATTCATCCAGAGAACTGCTGCTGAGACGGCGAACGAATTATGATTTACCTTTATAAAGTTTTGAAATAGGATGGGTGgctgagaaaaaaacaaagatttgGGATAATAAGAGGCCTTTTAGAAAATCACTCAAGCAAAAAACTATTTCCAAAGGCTTTATTTTCAAAGGAAACTCCTAAACCGTCGTCAAATTTACTCCCAAAAAGCTGAGTGTCttttgattttgttgttgtgtttatcGCAATTTCTCTATAACATGGGCTATTTTTGGAGCGGAAATTAAGGGGAGGTTTACTAACAAGCCTCTTCGCGGGAGCTGGTGAATGAAGAAAGCCCCGTCTTACGATAACGTCATAATCTTTATATTGGAATTGTCGCTAGATTTGTTCCTTTGTAACAGGCTTAAGGGCTTGTGGTTTCGGAATTCTGGTCGGCCGTTAGATACTATTGAGATTCGTTAGGGCGTCTAGTTTGTGAGCACTGCAATAAAAACACTGTGGTTTACCAATGGAAAAATTTGAAATGAGCGTCGGCTCTATTATATCACTCAttaaactaaaataataacacTACATTACAAAATAAGGTCACAAGCTTCAACTCAAGCATAGGTTTCATATTAGATAGGTGATTTCTAAACGTTTTGCAGGCTACGACTTTAAAGAAAGGATTTCCAAACTtgtttttcaaacatttatcAACCCTTCCTTCTTTTGAGGGAAAACAAGCCAATATATTCGGGACTTCCTTTTATGGAATGGAAACAGGGAAAAGTTTTCTGTTACCACGCGGATCTCAagttttgacaaaaaaaaaatgtcaggCAAGCTTGAAGCTTTGACATTTTTAAAACTATTTGAATAGATTTCAATATCTTTTAGatcgacagtgctgaataacgtatgcgcatgcgcgtgttctggcgaaaacaaacaaaatctcagtgttgaatcgttcgagtaaaggtacgaaaggctgacttcggtcgctgttttgacttactgtacagcattaaaaccatactttacaaaagatgacagatttgtgtgataatgagggaatcataaagaaaattatagccttatgtTTGgtttagttttcttagcattcgccaaaatgtgacagctcgccggtaaaacgccgccatttcaaaacaaaaagggtgtttttaaccgcgcggtactggaactagtcttgcgtttttcagcactgtcttTTAGATCCGGGTCATATGAATAACTTTTAAGACAACACTGAGCTTGCTAGAGAAATTCAGGATCTCCAGATCAGAGCAGATATATTTTGCCCTGACGCACAAACACTAGGAATCAAAAATATCCTATGTGTAGGTAAGATGAAAATCAAGCATGCCAAAAATAAGCTGAAAATGAACATGTTTTAGTTAGTCATTCTCTCTGTTCTTTAATAACATCATGTTTTAATCCATGACGTTAAATTTTATAGCGGAGGTAtaaaatatggtatagctattATGCGGCATGTTTTTTGTGGTcgtcgcgcgggtaccctgtggtgtcacaaatcagccagccagtcagtcaaTCATCGGTCTCACGCttttacgtgtttttttttttttttttttttttttttactgcctCACTTTAGTGCTTCCAAACttcgtatgttcacagaaAACAAGGCAGCTAGAAAATgatatttaatgagaaaatatacGGATTCAAATGGGAACCGTTTTGTCTGAAAAACCGAGAATCCTGGAGCtgatagtaaaatctaccctTGGTTCCAGAAGTGAATCCCTCCGGCCGCGTTCTTCCTCAATTGTAGCAGCAAAGGACTATGGAGAGGCTCCACATTATTATTCTCATCAAGCAGCACGGGTTGGAGGGCTATGTAGAGCGCGCAATGCAGCACGGGATGCAGGGCTTTGTAGAGCGCGCAATGTAGCACGGGATGGAGGGCTTTGTAGAGCGCGCAATGCAGCACGGGATGGAGGGCTACAAAAACAGGTTTGGGAGTTTTTGGGACCCCTAAAATTCCTCTCAAACAACCCCCAAACCATCACATTTGTCCTGTTTTTTATAAAagagtaaacaaaaaacatttctCATTTACTTTGACTTTATTGTAGGGCATTTACGTTTCAAGAGCAAACTACTAGATGTTTCTGTAAGCCGATCGGCGATCATACGTGATGCCATTACATACACAATTTCACACAACCTCaggatggtaagcctgtggtttCATACAGTGTTTTTACGTCCTAAGCGTGACGGTTCACATAGGATGATTCTTAATCTGAAATCACTGAATCAGTACCTAACCTACCAccatttaaaatattgacTCAATAAACAAGGCGAATGTGAAATGATGATGAAATGATGACCAGAGTTCTACATGTGCTTTGTCGATTTAAAATCAGCATACTACTGCGTTGCAACCGCACAGTCAgataaaaaatacctgagATTCTCATGGCGCGAAAAACTGTACCAGTTCACGTGCTTCCCTAATGGGCTTGAGAAAGGCGAGTCGCCAAAGCATCATTTCCATGGGTGAGGTACCGGTCGAATTTTTGACCGCCCAACAATTCGAATTCCCTGCCTGCAGGGgtctcttttctctgtatttcgctggaaCGCCAGccaagcgaaatacagagaaaataGGCCTatgctagcagggaacaaTTCGTACGATTACGCGTCCGGTTCACATGGGTTCTCCCCTTGCTAGACCAAAAAGACGAACAGGATCCGTGTAAACACGGTCGAAAATTCGGCCAGCATCACGTGAAAAGGCCCGAGACCAAATTTTGTGTTACTCAAGAATTTGACAATATCCGGATGGAGTTTTTaaagtttacttgcaaatGGCTCGTTTTATTTCAAATGTAAACAGTAATAAAGTAGGAGCTAAACGGCATTCTTTAAAGAATATAATTTGGTAACATATCCGCGTCAGTCATAGAATTAAGAATCTCCTCTCGATACACTAAGGCAAAACTGTGGCCGAAGCACACAATATCATTTGCTATTTTTTCATGGAATAAAAAGGGCTACCATACTTCGTGAAAATTACACATATAGATCAGACACCCCACCCTTGAAGCTCTACCCATATACGGGAAAGATAGTTAAAAATGACGGTGTAGAAGACCAGTGAAAAAGTAtctgaaaatataaaaagacGTTATTCACACAAGAAAGGGAACAAGGCTTGATAGTTAACTATTCGAGAACATAAAATTTTAAAGCGCTTTCCTTTCAGCTCATTTAATTGGTGATGTCACTTCgataaaataatagaaaaatacACCCACGTCCATAGAATAAACATATGTGTTTGTCCGTCGCTACGACGAGGACCATCGTGTTCAAATTTTACATTTTCACCGTCATCCTGAGCGGGACTAAGGACGCTTGTGGGTGCGCAGATGGCTAATAAGGCCAATCTGTGCACGGAAAAGCCTGGGGCACTGAGGGCATGGTATTGTTGCAGCTTTGGGATCTTGAGACTTTCTGGCGGCTCTACGCTCCTCTGCGGCAGCTGTCCAATTTGCCTCGCATGCCTCAGCACCGTTGCGAATGACACGGCGCCAACCTTGACGGTTTTGTGCCAGAAGCTCCCACGAGGTGTGATCGATGTTGAATGCTTTCAGCGAGAGTTTTAGGGTGTCTTTAAATCTCTTCTTCTGGCCACCTTTGCAGCGTTTTCCGTGCTGAAGCTCACCAAACAGAAGTTTCTTAGGAAGCCGTTCATCAGGCATACGAGCTACGTGCCCCGCCCAGCGGAGCTGAGACTGTTTCAGGATGGTGTGAATGCTGGGCAGACCTGCACGTGCAAGGACCTCAGTATCCGGGATCTTTTCTTGCCAGCGAACATTAAGAATTTTCCTCAGACAGGTAGTGTGGAAATGGTTTAGCTTCATCGCATGGCGCTTGTAGATAGTCCAGGTTTCAGACCCGTAAAGTAGCGTAGGCAGCACAACGGCACGATACACTTTGATCTttgtatctgttcttatcccTCTCCTTTTCCAAACGTTCTTACGAAGCCTTCCAAATGCGGCGCTTGCTATGGCGAGTCTGTTGGTAACTTCGTCATCGAGGACAACGTTTCTGGAGAGAGTACTGCCAAGGTAGGTAAATTTGTCAACAGCATTGAGTTTTTGaccattgatgatgatgttaggTTCAGTGTAGGGCTTTCCAGGCGCTGGCTGATGCATAGCCTCCGTCTTTTTGGTGTTTATTTTGAGGCCGAAGTTTTTACAGGCACTAGAAAACAGATCTACGCTGTGTTGCAGGTCTGCTTGAGAGGTAGCATTGAGGGCACAATCGTCAGCGAATAAGAGGTCGTTTATAGTATCAGCCGAGATCTTGGATTTCGCCTGAAGCCTCCTGAGATTGAACACAGAGCCATCGAAACGATACTTGATGCCGATGCCTACCTCATCATC
Protein-coding regions in this window:
- the LOC5517676 gene encoding myotrophin gives rise to the protein MKTELVKPPRPTSLKASTSATNLLVIPRQKRRQRSLSLDPKIVLNWAIIRNDLDTVKGVVESQNVDINEPGIDGFYPLHRAATTGSLDCLKFLIERGADLNVLATDGSSALDVAVAEGEYDCALLLVKSGANISRIKDGLLCGITK
- the LOC5517677 gene encoding papilin; protein product: MVFYQSLTLLSVLLVAVVAQKSARPIIMDCKYSVYGCCPDGVTDAKGHNGAGCTAPKAMAAPLCYSSEFGCCWDDVTERLPDRPCPPCYDIFRFACKSFKYGCFQKAGPKHRNFLRSNCKKTCGLCPL